A region of Lycium barbarum isolate Lr01 chromosome 3, ASM1917538v2, whole genome shotgun sequence DNA encodes the following proteins:
- the LOC132632956 gene encoding uncharacterized protein LOC132632956 isoform X1, producing MVDMNNQDNRQKLQQVSSLTAYAGSLVVEHSCSIPNEIRLEGEQVRNELLSYLFLSELCFNIIRMTPSAFIGLCKILIRDGGLRPTLQVTVEEQVAKALWLLAHNMTNRELSLIFRRSGESVSRHFHTVLRAILGLYEKFIKQPDGSQVPSEIASNQRFYPYFKDFIGAIDGTHIRAKVSQDEPPKYRGRKYYPTQNILAACTFDLKFTYVLAGWEGTASDSRIMKEALTRREPLKISKGKYYLVDGGIMLRSGLITPYRGEWYHLKEYSRNPPRNPRELFNLRHASLRNAIERAFGVLKKRFPIIASSTEPSYGVGTQKLIIFACCILHNYLRGVNPNNELLVQVDVELIE from the exons ATGGTCGATATGAATAATCAAGATAATAGACAGAAATTACAACAAGTGAGCTCTTTAACTGCATATGCTGGGAGCTTGGTAGTTGAACATTCTTGCTCGATACCAAATGAAATACGGCTTGAGGGAGAACAAGTTAGAAATGAATTATTGAGCTATCTATTCTTGAGTGAACTCTGTTTTAATATTATAAGGATGACTCCTTCGGCTTTCATCGGGTTATGCAAGATTTTGATTAGAGACGGTGGTCTTAGACCAACGCTTCAAGTTACTGTTGAAGAACAAGTTGCAAAAGCCCTTTGGTTGTTAGCACATAATATGACAAATCGCGAGTTATCTTTAATCTTTCGGCGCTCTGGGGAGTCGGTTAGTCGTCATTTTCATACTGTCTTGCGAGCTATTTTGGGGTTGTATGAAAAATTTATTAAACAACCAGACGGCTCCCAAGTTCCTTCTGAAATTGCCAGCAACCAAAGATTCTACCCATACTTTAAG GATTTTATTGGTGCAATCGATGGAACACATATACGTGCTAAAGTTTCACAAGATGAACCACCCAAATATCGTGGGAGGAAATATTATCCAACACAAAATATATTGGCTGCATGTACGTTTGATTTAAAATTCACGTACGTATTAGCTGGATGGGAAGGGACAGCATCTGattcaagaatcatgaaagaagCACTAACTAGACGAGAACCGTTAAAAATTTCCAAAG GTAAATACTACCTTGTTGATGGAGGAATCATGTTGAGAAGTGGGCTTATCACACCTTATAGGGGAGAGTGGTATCACTTGAAAGAGTATTCAAGAAATCCACCTCGAAATCCTCGTGAATTGTTTAATCTGCGACATGCATCTTTGCGTAATGCTATTGAACGAGCATTTGGAGTTCTTAAAAAGAGATTTCCTATAATTGCTAGTTCAACTGAGCCATCATATGGTGTTGGTACCCAAAAACTTATTATTTTTGCGTGTTGTATTTTGCACAACTATTTAAGAGGAGTAAATCCAAACAATGAGTTACTTGTACAAGTGGATGTTGAGCTTATAGAATAG
- the LOC132632956 gene encoding uncharacterized protein LOC132632956 isoform X2: protein MPKKSKADSSDTEASDNSSIVWSQVMDDVLIDAYHHEHVDGNRVGGTFTSTALNNILRKLQDKFPGKLFTKEKLHNHVKVIKRQFARCYDIFQNGGLSGFAWDPTTNKWCAESEAWDQLIQAKPAAKEWKDKPIRNFDKLLVIYGKDRATGKYAETGPEMLRRCARDNLKRPSTTSVTIDDIDELVSENVASLENTEEYGQAEHEQPTDAAAKLNVSSRTPLTNKTKRAKKDHVGEMATLLRGGLDHLASAINRLSTLPPIPESEIWAMVNEMGLEPTLITRAYSYICQHADFCRMLIGAPWEASAMRDEN, encoded by the exons ATGCCGAAAAAGTCAAAAGCAGACTCAAGTGATACAGAGGCTTCAGATAATTCTTCTATTGTTTGGTCACAAGTCATGGATGATGTGTTAATTGACGCATACCACCATGAGCACGTTGACGGAAATAGGGTTGGTGGAACATTCACTTCAACTGCATTGAATAATATACTAAGGAAACTTCAAGATAAATTTCCTGGCAAACTTTTCACAAAGGAGAAACTTCACAATCATGTCAAGGTTATTAAAAGGCAGTTTGCCAGGTGTTATGATATATTTCAAAATGGTGGATTGAGTGGGTTTGCATGGGATCCTACCACAAACAAGTGGTGTGCCGAATCAGAAGCATGGGATCAATTAATTCAG GCTAAGCCGGCAGCTAAGGAATGGAAGGACAAGCCAATCAGAAATTTTGATAAGTTacttgtaatatatggaaaagaTAGAGCTACTGGAAAGTATGCTGAGACTGGACCAGAAATGTTGAGAAGATGTGCTCGTGATAATTTGAAAAGACCAAGTACTACCTCTGTGACAATTGATGATATAGATGAACTGGTTTCTGAGAATGTTGCCTCCTTGGAAAATACAGAGGAATATGGTCAAGCTGAGCATGAGCAACCAACCGATGCTGCCGCTAAATTGAATGTCTCTTCACGAACACCGCTAACTAATAAGACTAAACGGGCAAAAAAAGATCATGTTGGAGAAATGGCTACTTTGTTGAGAGGCGGACTGGATCATTTGGCAAGTGCCATCAACCGTCTTTCAACACTACCACCGATTCCAGAGTCTGAGATATGGGCAATGGTAAATGAGATGGGATTGGAACCGACTTTGATCACAAGAGCTTATTCATATATTTGTCAACATGCAGACTTTTGTCGAATGCTGATTGGAGCCCCATGGGAAGCATCCGCGATGCGTGATGAAAATTGA